One segment of Bdellovibrio sp. ArHS DNA contains the following:
- the hflX gene encoding GTPase HflX — protein MTNQAHVSAQDRVIVIGVGLKTEPLSEIKENLLELEELVSAAGGEVVGSIIQVLPQWNPATLIGSGKVEEVAEMVRDSRANIVVMDHQLSGVQQRNLAQVMKARVIDRNQLILDIFAQRAQTFEGKLQVELAQLLDQMPRMVGAWLESLSRQGGGIGTRGPGETALENDRRRIRERVAIIKKKLEGVRKNRAQHRQSRRRHEIPSFALIGYTNSGKSSLLNRLTGAQVMAKNQVFATLDPTTRKIFLPDGPPGVVTDTVGFIRKLPTQLIEAFKATLEESSDADVLLHVIDLSSPNMERQIEVVEALVKEFNWQDKKIIHVYNKCDVAPLERQFRVKHYPRVFVSALTGQGIEQLKKLMAQTVSEMQTDVQLYFPRSEEYKIFDLGREAQITRKETATEGTVCYTQLTPSLLNRWKEYLVK, from the coding sequence TTGACTAATCAAGCCCATGTCTCTGCCCAAGATAGAGTTATCGTCATCGGTGTCGGCTTAAAGACCGAACCTCTTAGTGAAATTAAAGAAAATCTATTGGAACTTGAGGAACTGGTTTCAGCCGCTGGTGGTGAAGTCGTAGGTTCTATTATTCAAGTCCTGCCACAATGGAATCCCGCGACGCTGATCGGTTCCGGTAAGGTCGAGGAAGTGGCCGAAATGGTGCGCGACAGTCGCGCCAATATCGTCGTCATGGATCATCAGCTTTCCGGCGTGCAACAGCGTAACTTAGCCCAAGTGATGAAGGCCCGGGTGATTGATCGCAATCAATTGATTCTGGATATCTTTGCTCAACGTGCGCAAACCTTCGAAGGAAAACTTCAAGTGGAGCTTGCACAGTTGCTAGATCAGATGCCCCGCATGGTCGGCGCCTGGTTGGAATCCTTATCACGTCAAGGCGGTGGTATCGGAACTCGAGGTCCTGGTGAAACGGCTCTGGAAAACGACCGCCGTCGCATCCGCGAACGTGTGGCCATCATCAAGAAGAAACTGGAAGGCGTCCGGAAAAATCGTGCCCAACACAGACAATCCCGACGTCGACATGAGATCCCCTCTTTTGCGCTTATCGGTTACACGAACTCTGGCAAAAGCTCTTTGCTAAATCGTTTAACCGGTGCGCAGGTCATGGCGAAAAATCAGGTGTTTGCCACTTTGGACCCCACGACCCGCAAAATCTTTTTGCCGGATGGACCTCCTGGTGTTGTGACCGACACGGTGGGATTTATTCGCAAACTGCCAACTCAATTGATTGAGGCTTTTAAAGCAACACTTGAAGAGTCTTCTGACGCTGATGTTCTACTTCACGTCATCGATCTTTCTTCGCCAAACATGGAAAGGCAGATTGAGGTCGTGGAAGCCCTGGTTAAAGAGTTCAACTGGCAAGATAAAAAAATCATCCACGTCTATAACAAGTGCGATGTCGCCCCTTTAGAGCGACAGTTTAGAGTAAAACACTACCCTCGTGTTTTCGTCAGCGCACTGACAGGTCAAGGCATTGAACAACTGAAAAAATTGATGGCCCAAACTGTCAGCGAGATGCAAACAGATGTGCAGCTGTACTTCCCTCGCTCAGAGGAATACAAGATCTTTGATTTGGGACGCGAAGCTCAGATCACTCGTAAAGAGACCGCAACCGAGGGAACGGTTTGTTACACGCAACTGACTCCTTCACTCCTGAACCGCTGGAAGGAATACCTGGTAAAATAG
- a CDS encoding NADP-dependent malic enzyme yields MDTKTETKANTNNLDQEALHYHQMGKPGKIEVISSKPCMTEKDLSLAYSPGVAAPCKAIAKDPAKVYDYTAKGNLVAVISNGTAVLGLGDIGPLAGKPVMEGKGILFKQFAGIDVFDIEVNTKDVNEFCNAIRVLEPTFGGINLEDIKAPECFEIEERLKKEMKIPVFHDDQHGTAIVSGAALLNACEITGRKMQDIRIVVNGAGASANSCAKIFIALGARRENIIMCDSQGVIYKGRTNGMNKYKEFFASETEARTLSEALKGADVVVGLSVAGALTPEMLKDMAKDPIIFAMANPEPEITPDKARLARPDAIIATGRSDYPNQVNNVLGFPSIFRGALDTRSTQINEAMKLAAVHALAKLAREDVPDNVSATYGGKSFKFGREYLIPKPFDTRVLLWVAPQVAKAAMDTGVATKNIEDWDEYRNSLEALQGPSKIFIRSAINRVHQNTAAAGGELPKIVFPEGTSSKVLKALSVLVEEKICQPILLGYPERVKEKISALDIPALKNVPVIHPSSYPKYYAYVEKLYALRQRKGINLREAERLMAEPNYFAAMMVHMGDADGMVTGASINYADAVRPILQTIGVFQNGVPAGLNFILLEDKFLVLADTTVNLDPTAEQCAQIAIQAAKIVEYFGIEPRVAMLSYSNFSGSAGSPNKMKQAAALVKKLRPGIMVDGDMQADTAVNPEIMERLFPFSDLKGGANVLVFPNLESSNIAYKLIQQVGKVEVIGPFLTGIRRSANVLQRTTTVDGIVNSVVFTALEAQFIKEVLKTRGK; encoded by the coding sequence TGACCGAAAAAGATTTGTCCCTGGCCTACTCTCCGGGTGTTGCAGCCCCCTGTAAAGCCATCGCCAAAGATCCTGCTAAGGTTTACGACTACACCGCGAAAGGAAATCTGGTCGCGGTGATTTCCAACGGCACTGCTGTTTTGGGTCTTGGGGACATCGGTCCCTTGGCGGGAAAACCCGTCATGGAAGGCAAAGGAATTCTGTTTAAACAATTTGCCGGCATCGATGTTTTTGATATCGAAGTGAATACCAAAGATGTGAACGAATTCTGCAACGCCATTCGCGTTTTGGAACCCACTTTCGGCGGTATCAATCTTGAGGACATCAAAGCCCCAGAGTGTTTTGAAATCGAAGAGCGCCTGAAAAAAGAAATGAAAATCCCCGTGTTCCATGATGACCAGCACGGAACGGCGATTGTGTCGGGAGCCGCGCTTCTCAATGCCTGTGAAATCACGGGTCGGAAAATGCAAGACATCCGCATCGTCGTTAACGGCGCGGGCGCTTCAGCAAACTCTTGCGCGAAGATCTTTATCGCCCTGGGGGCCCGTCGCGAAAACATCATCATGTGTGACTCTCAAGGTGTGATCTACAAAGGTCGCACCAATGGCATGAACAAATATAAAGAATTTTTCGCCTCTGAAACAGAAGCACGCACCCTGAGCGAAGCACTTAAAGGAGCTGACGTTGTTGTCGGCCTTTCTGTCGCTGGCGCCTTGACTCCTGAAATGCTCAAAGACATGGCCAAAGATCCTATTATCTTCGCCATGGCCAATCCAGAGCCCGAAATCACACCAGACAAAGCCCGCTTGGCTCGTCCCGATGCGATCATCGCAACCGGACGCTCTGACTATCCTAATCAGGTGAATAACGTTTTAGGCTTCCCCTCTATTTTCCGGGGCGCTTTAGATACACGTTCAACTCAGATTAATGAGGCTATGAAGTTAGCGGCGGTCCATGCGCTGGCGAAACTTGCACGTGAAGATGTACCTGATAATGTCTCTGCCACTTATGGCGGTAAGAGCTTCAAATTCGGTCGTGAATACCTGATTCCAAAACCTTTTGATACGCGGGTATTGTTGTGGGTGGCTCCGCAAGTGGCAAAAGCAGCGATGGACACAGGTGTCGCAACGAAAAACATTGAAGATTGGGATGAATACCGCAATTCCCTTGAGGCTCTTCAAGGCCCTTCGAAAATTTTCATTCGTTCAGCGATCAACCGCGTTCATCAAAATACAGCGGCCGCGGGAGGAGAGCTTCCAAAAATCGTATTCCCTGAGGGCACAAGCTCAAAAGTATTAAAAGCCTTGTCAGTACTGGTGGAAGAAAAAATCTGCCAACCGATTCTTTTGGGTTACCCCGAGCGCGTGAAAGAAAAGATTAGCGCCTTGGACATCCCGGCATTGAAAAACGTGCCGGTCATTCATCCTTCAAGCTATCCAAAATATTATGCTTATGTGGAAAAGCTTTATGCTCTAAGACAACGTAAAGGCATCAATCTGCGCGAGGCTGAACGCCTAATGGCGGAACCTAATTACTTTGCTGCGATGATGGTGCACATGGGTGATGCCGACGGCATGGTCACCGGAGCGTCGATCAATTATGCCGACGCCGTTCGTCCGATCTTGCAGACCATCGGTGTCTTCCAAAATGGCGTCCCAGCGGGCTTGAATTTTATTCTGCTAGAAGATAAGTTTTTAGTTCTAGCCGACACCACCGTAAATCTGGACCCTACGGCCGAACAATGTGCACAGATTGCGATTCAGGCAGCGAAAATCGTTGAATACTTCGGTATTGAACCTCGCGTCGCCATGCTAAGCTACTCGAATTTCAGTGGCTCTGCGGGATCGCCGAACAAGATGAAACAAGCGGCGGCTTTAGTAAAAAAACTACGCCCTGGCATCATGGTGGATGGGGACATGCAAGCAGACACCGCTGTGAATCCCGAGATCATGGAAAGACTTTTCCCATTCTCTGATTTAAAAGGCGGCGCCAACGTTCTAGTCTTCCCGAATTTGGAATCTTCAAACATCGCTTACAAGTTGATCCAACAGGTGGGCAAAGTGGAAGTGATTGGACCTTTCCTGACGGGCATCCGACGTTCTGCCAACGTATTACAAAGAACAACAACAGTGGATGGCATCGTCAACTCCGTGGTCTTCACGGCTTTGGAAGCCCAGTTCATCAAAGAAGTTCTAAAGACTCGTGGCAAATAG
- the chrA gene encoding chromate efflux transporter, producing the protein MANSLVWLFLRLGATSFGGPAAHIAMMEEEFVHRRQWLTRENFLDLLGLTQLIPGPNSTEMAIHIGYSRAGWKGFFIAGFCFILPAFLIVLSLAFLYQKYSNLPDLQSFLLGAKSIVISVIFLALLRFLKSTFALEKGTDFFTAAFWKEKNHVLLAFIFIAALYMRTRGFSEILILFNCGLISLFISRRPSFHSHELGSLFWVFLKIGSVLFGSGYVLLSFLKTELIEKRGWITETQLLDGILVGQFTPGPVFTTATFLGYLTDGFSGAVVATIGIFLPAFFFVALTIPFYSKLQSSLTLRLILNGVVVGSLGLLTHTLIVLSRDVFTSVSLTLLAFAGFLALTKTKIPSPVFILLGGSLSYFFSKI; encoded by the coding sequence GTGGCAAATAGCTTAGTCTGGCTTTTCCTGCGCTTAGGGGCCACCTCCTTTGGTGGTCCCGCTGCACACATTGCGATGATGGAAGAGGAATTCGTCCATCGTCGCCAATGGCTGACCCGCGAAAACTTTTTGGATCTGCTGGGACTGACGCAACTTATTCCGGGTCCCAACTCAACCGAAATGGCAATTCATATCGGCTATTCTCGTGCGGGATGGAAAGGTTTCTTTATTGCGGGCTTTTGCTTCATTCTTCCCGCCTTTCTCATCGTCCTGTCATTGGCGTTTCTTTATCAGAAGTATTCAAACCTTCCGGATCTGCAGAGCTTTCTTTTAGGCGCTAAATCCATTGTTATTTCTGTTATATTTCTGGCACTTCTGCGTTTTTTAAAAAGCACTTTCGCCCTTGAAAAGGGAACGGATTTTTTCACCGCGGCTTTTTGGAAAGAAAAGAATCACGTCCTACTTGCTTTTATTTTTATTGCCGCTTTGTACATGAGAACGCGCGGTTTCTCGGAAATCCTGATCCTCTTCAATTGTGGCCTTATCTCTCTTTTTATCTCTCGTCGTCCCTCTTTTCACAGCCATGAACTTGGCAGTCTTTTTTGGGTGTTTCTAAAAATAGGTTCAGTTCTTTTTGGCAGCGGCTACGTCTTGCTGAGTTTTCTGAAAACCGAGCTGATCGAAAAACGCGGCTGGATCACGGAAACGCAATTGCTGGATGGAATCCTGGTCGGCCAATTTACTCCGGGCCCGGTCTTCACGACCGCCACCTTTCTGGGATATCTGACGGATGGCTTTTCCGGCGCGGTGGTGGCGACAATCGGGATTTTTCTTCCCGCCTTTTTCTTTGTCGCACTAACCATTCCCTTTTATTCGAAGCTTCAGTCTTCCCTCACTTTACGCCTGATTCTGAACGGTGTTGTGGTGGGTTCGCTGGGCCTTCTCACTCACACCTTGATAGTCCTTAGTCGAGATGTTTTTACGAGTGTTTCACTTACCCTGCTTGCCTTCGCGGGCTTTCTTGCTCTTACCAAAACTAAAATACCCAGCCCGGTTTTTATTTTGTTGGGCGGATCTTTATCCTATTTTTTCAGCAAAATTTAA